Below is a window of Candidatus Falkowbacteria bacterium DNA.
CCTTCTTTTACTTTACCTAAAGTTTCAGTAGCTTTTTTCATTTCGTCGGTTAAACCATCAACGGCCACCTTAACCTTGGCTTTTTTAATTGACAGAACTGGTTCAGTCTTTACTACTTCTTCAATCTCTTTAATTCGCTCTTCCGCAAACTGCATATGCAGTTCTGCTTGTTTTTCCCCTACGGCAGTAAAGCCAACTTTGACTCTTTCACTGGTTAGCTTCACTGAATAAAGGAAATCACCGGGCAAACTACCCTTTGAAGCACTTACACCCAAAATACCCGTACTAAAAATAAATAAACAAATTACTGACAAAACACCTACTGGTCTAGCTACAAATCGCAACATACTTCCTGGTAGCATTGATTTAAACAAAAACCAGCTATTAATAAAATAAGACTGGCGTCGACTAGCGCTTTGACTCGTTATCTGAGATAACAAAAGTTCGCGCTGAGTCTTGACCCAGTCTTTTCTTGGTTTTACACTTTTCAAATCCTTAAGTTGTTCAACAACTTTATCCATATGATGTACGGATTACTGATTGATACATATTTACGGATTAACTTGGGGACCATTATTAACATCTCTCGATAGATCTGTACATCCGTACAAATCCGTAATCCGTAAACTATTGTTCACCAGCAATATCTTTTAGCGCAGCTAATGCTCGATGAAGTATTACTCGAACATTACCTTTACTTTTGTCTAAAATCTCGGCAATTTCGGTTATGGAAAATTCTTCAACATATTTAAGCACAATAACTTCTCTATGATCATCCTTCAATTTCTCCAAATGTTTTTCAATGCTTTTAATTTCCAGCTTCACGCTGATCTCGGTTTCTAAATCTCGATCATCCTTAATACGCTCCATGTACTCTTCATCAGTGCCAATAAAGTCTTTGCTTTTGATCCGATAATGATCAATCACCGCATTTCTGGCCACTCGATACAATAGGGCATTCAAATTACCAATCTTGCGATTAGTTTTGTTGATATATTCCCAGGTCTTCAGAAAAACTTCAGAAGTAATAT
It encodes the following:
- a CDS encoding RNA polymerase sigma factor, encoding MKKPSLKEKFLIYQVRQNKDAESYGQLYDIYVDRIFRFVFFKVSSQEIAEDITSEVFLKTWEYINKTNRKIGNLNALLYRVARNAVIDHYRIKSKDFIGTDEEYMERIKDDRDLETEISVKLEIKSIEKHLEKLKDDHREVIVLKYVEEFSITEIAEILDKSKGNVRVILHRALAALKDIAGEQ